The following nucleotide sequence is from Arvicanthis niloticus isolate mArvNil1 chromosome 25, mArvNil1.pat.X, whole genome shotgun sequence.
TAATTGAAGAGAGCAGTATTACTTTTTGACACTTAAAAGCATTACCCCTATTACTAGAGATAATGTAATACCATCtgattagttacttttcttaggTATTACAGTCCCGTATATATGaatcaaacataaaaatacagaCACTGCATGGTGACTGAACAATCATGGAGTAAAAGTATAGTTTAACTCACAGAATTGAGAAGTCACTTATATCTTAACAGCTTGTTTAGACCTGAACACATTTTCAGAGAGCATGTTAGTAATTTTCAAATGCTGTAATAAAACTCTGCTTGTGATGTCTTATTTTTGCTGATTAATTTGAAACAAAGAAGCTACTTGCTTCATTTACCTACTGTAATACTATTATATTATGAATggtataatacaaatatatgcatagaAACTTAAAAGGATCATACATTTTCAAGAGGGAAACATCATTTAGTCTGTATCATTGGTATGTATTTGCAAAACATGTTTAACACTGCAAACATTAGAAGTTTTCTCATCAGTCATGGGAAAAGGTTTATACTCTACTACTGTGATGCTGGTGAGCTCCTACTCAAGGCCTCTTAGTGACATCAATCAAGTGGAGGTAGGAGCTTATCAATGAAGTGCTTGACATCCATCATTTCCTGTTTggaaaaaatgcatttaataaaCAGCTACATAAGTCAGAAATTACATTTCTAAGAATGCCACTAATAAATCCATGCAGGTGAGAATGTTTTACTACTATAGTAAAAGGAAATGTAAGAAGAATGAGGCACCAACAGAAATGTCAGAACATTTCTTAGGATTTTTATTGTACACTGAAATGAAAGCTCCCATATGATCTAGTTCTGTGCAAAGTCTGTGCTTTCTGATGTGTAAATAAACACTGGGGCGACAGAAAGTTCAGAATGCTACTATCTATACAGCAAACTTTTGGTAATGTCTACTTCCTGACAACTAACAATTGGACATCAGCAAAAAAGCTTTGCTTTCCCATTTCCtcattaaaatgaaatgataCATATCTAATCTTTTTTTATGTGTGCCTTTCATAAAGAATTACATACAGGTATACATTTGAAATAAAGTATGTCCAGCAGACCTTGGGAACGATGAAGGTAACTTTCTCCTGGAAGGCTCCCAGGTCTTAATCCGTTTTCCTCCTCTCCTAGGTCTCTAGCCTTCCCTGGCCAACAACAGCCATGCAATCAACTTCCAACCTTGTATTTGCATCACTGAGAAAAGCCACCATATGAAAGTGATCTACTTTACAACACTCTAAAACCCTACCTAACAGTTTCTTGAAACATTCCAACCTCATCCTACcactctggctcattctgtccaAAGTCCTCAAAAGCCAGCAGAAGCACTTGTTTATATCCATGGTACTCAAGACGCTCAGGGAGCCTCCCTACTCTTCTGTATTCAACAGCTCCTTTCACGGTGGGGATGGAGGGCTTTGTAGGAGCCAAGGCACATTGGCCTTTTGGGGTACATCATATTACTATCCACTTCCTTTGTGCCTGAAGCAAATGATTTAACCTTACTTACTGGTTGTACAACTGTGGACTATACCCCAGAAATTAGCCATCAATAAAATTTTGTTCTAGGCCATTACAAGTACCCTAAACCCATCCAGGTCTTTCTCATCTAAGTAACTATCTTCTACTTCATCATGAAGACAAAAAGCATGTAATCTAAGCTCCAAAGAACCCTGTTCCCCACCTTGACATCTCCTGATAATACTTATCCAATCCTTTTCTATCTCAACTGAAAATGTTCTCCTCTTGTAAGGTAGTAGAACCCAGCTCTGGTCCCCGACGATATGTGATCTAAGATGTCCCTTGATCTTTATCACTTTCTACTCACAGTTGCCTTTTTCccatttcattaaaaaagaaaaaaaaaaaaaagactctcagTTGTTCTCcctatttaaaatttgttatcttctctgagacagggtctttgctAAGGTGGTCCAGAATTAAGACTGGTCCAAGCTGGTCTTAAAAGCAAGGTCTTTCTGTcccagcctcctaagtgctgggactgcagagtGTGtaaccctatctcaacaaaacttttttttaagttaaatgctttgaaattatttttttaaattttattttttttattacatattcactttacatcccactcactggccccttcctggttactccttcccacaatccttccccctcaATAAAGCTTATAAAAAGAGGTCTACATATACTATTTCTATGTCCTCATTTCCTTACCTTCAACCTCACCTCCTCGTTACAGTGAACTCTTCCTTATACCTATTTTATGATGGCATATTTGTTAGTCAAGTGAGCTATAAATCCTTAGCCCCTTTGATACCTACTGTTCTGTCCATAGAATTAACCTGAATATACTACTAGATTCTGCCTCAACTGGTTCATAATCTAGACCACATCTCACTTCAATAAAAAATAGCTTCCTAGTACCTAGAGAACATGTCCTTCCTCCGAACACCACACATATTTCTCCAAGAAAGCCCTTACTCCCTATATGATCTATCCTGAAATCTCagtatctatctctgtctcccccctccccttccccctctcctttttctctgtccTGCTCCCTGAGGCTGGCCAGGATAATTCTGAACTTCTGACCTGCTTCCACCtttcaagtgttgagattacagctGTGCCATCATGCTGTGTATGTACATCTgaagtggtttgaatatgcttggcccagggtgtagcactattaggaggtgtggtcgtgttggagaaggtgtgggcTTGTTAGTAGAAGCATTTTCCCATGTATGtgtgctttaagaccctcattctagctgcctggaagctagtcttctgtttgccttcagatgaagatgtaaaacttttGGCTCCTCCTGTATCATGCCTGACTGGATACTGCcacattcctgccttgatgatagtggactgaatctataaacctgtaaaccagccccaattaaatgttgtccttataagagttgtcttggtcatggtgtctgcccacagcagtaaaccctaactaaggcaacaTCATAGGAAGTGCAAAGAATGAAGCCCTTTGTCCCTATCAGGTAGGTACCATTCTACCAAGTGAGCTACACCTCTAGCCTGACATACAGATTTGCCTAAGACTCCAGCCAAACCAGGCAGTTTGTTTCTCTTGCCAGCCACTTAGTCCCTTTACCTGTATATATACTTGGTATCTACATCCTACCTTCATATTCTAGCTATTTCACATCATGGTCTCAGTGCcttttaagataaattttatttcatttttttcatgttttttaagatagtctaaaaaaaaaaaaaaaactctacaaatTCAATAATACACACCCCAATCTGTTCTGTCAGTAGTTATTTGGTTATATACGTTCTTTTATTAAACTTTAATAATTATAACTTAAATTTTACTAAATAAGAAAGTATATATAAATTGTCTTTTGGAGGGCTAGGTGTGATggatcacacctttaatccctgcacttcgGAGGTAGGGGCAGGTGGATCCAGgctgtctacaaagtgagttccaggacagccgaggCTATAtggaaaaacctgtctcaaaaaccctgtctcgaaaaaccaaaaattttaaaataaataaatagccattgGATTATGCAGAATGCTTATTTGTAAAAGATggtgagatttttaaaatttaattgagTAAGATATTAAAAATTTTGTTAAATTGATTCAATTGTGAATTCATTAACTCCTTTAAATCACTAACATCTAAATGTTATTTATCTTGGAAATATaacatgaaagaaattaaaatagtgGCTCTACTCACTGCTTCCAGAGATACCTACCTGCTGGCATGAGCTGTGCATCATGCCCTCATAGATTTTGAAGGTTACATTGGCTGGATTTACCAACGCTTTTAGTCTTTCAACAGTAAGAGAACCAAACATTAGGGGAACTAAAGGGTCACAATCTCCATGGCACTGGAGAACAGAGATATCCCGGTTAGCACTATTGATAGGCCCCTGCAAAGCAAATACAAAAGCAGTGTTATGTATCAAGCACATGAAGCACTATGCCAGACTCTTAGAAACTAtagacatgtgtgcatgtgctattACTCATAATTCAGTCAAATATGCTGGCCAAGTAAAGTCCCCCCGTATCATTAACGTTCCCCCAACATCTTAAACTTCTATGGCGTACATGATTACGTTGCATGTACTACAATACATGTTTCCCAATGAATCAGTTTCTTTAAgccaattatatttttattcatattttatgttcAGAATTTTGACATGAATAGTAATCTATAACTATTAGCTCACAGGTAAGGCTCTCCTGAACTTTGAGTTAAATAAGAGAGTTAACAATCTATTATGTACAGCACACTGAAAAGTAACTACATGGCAAAAAGACTGAACTCTAGGTTAGAAATGGATGTAGGGTGTGACACATATTAgtacacctacaatcccagcacttgagaggctgtaGCTAGAGGGCACAGattaaggccagactggtctacacacTGTCTCAAGAACAAGCAATGGCGACCTGACCCCAGCAGTGATGTACCTAACTAACAATGCTCAAGGCTCGGGGTTAACCCTCAGCAGCGACAAAAAGTAAAATTCTGCTGTCAAATgactatataaatatttaaaatataaattgtgtgtgaatatgcatcTTAGAATGTATCAAATGATTAAATTTAAGATAGGATAATAAGCTTATTGTACTCTATAAATCACAGAAAGGACATACAGATCAAATGTAGTTAATACATCACAAAGGCCTCAAgaaatgtcttaaaaataagatgcctGATGAAGCCATAAACTCTGGGTTGGCTCACCAACTGAAGAAAGATACCACTGTAGTGtggatggctgtgtgtgtgtgggggggggggagcaaacaAGGAATATGACAACTTTCTTTCTCACTCAATTTTATAATCCTAAAACTTTATTTATgaacgtgtgtgtatatatataaaattaaaaaagatgaCTTGCTTCCTAAACATCTGCTAACACCGTGCACGTTACCTGTGAAAACGAAGCCCGAAGTGGAAGCCAGCAACTGAGTGCAGTGACACCAGCTAGTTTCTGCTGTGTGGTGAGAGCAGTGTATAAAGATAAGGCGCCTCCCTGGAACAGAAGCAGGGAGTTAACCGGAGCAGTTCTGCCAAGAGCATGTTAGAGAATTCTTATTAGCAATGTCCATAAGAAAAGATACTGTATGAGCAATGTTAAATCAAACTgggtaaaaaatgaaaatatgtattcaGAATGTATAGACCTCTACCTCCAAGAAAACATACCAATACAGATTTTCACATACAGAATGGCTAAAGTGTAGTCTGaatttatagttttcattttcttctcttcatgaaaaattagattttaaattatttttccaaaacagaaatttaaaacaatacagATGGCGTTTACCAGGCACTTTAGGATTCACCCATACAACTCACGACACTGTGTTGGGAACTATTATTTCTGTCATCTGTCTAGATGCCACCACCCTGACCAGGCCCCCAACTTGCTGTACCACATGGGGATATGGGAGACTTTCTGATCTCAGGAGTGATGTTCTTTCTCAGGACTGTGGAATTAGGATTCAGTTACCTTTGGGCCACCTCTATATGGCTGGAAATGCAACATGTAAACTCCAGAACTGTAAAAGCTTATAAGCCAGTGGCTGGTAGAAaggcaaataaacaaagaaaaaaaatgaagataggaAGTCCGGATTGCTTTCTAAACAGCGCCTGTTTCCTGATCTGTAGTTTTATCTTCTGTTTCCTTGATATAATGATGCTGCAGACTTACAACTGACTTCTTGCTGAAGGTTTTCAGAACTAGTTTCCTTAGGTGTGGAGAGTGTTAGTGTGATGATCAGAGGTTGAAGTCAGGTGTCTTCCACAGCTGTTTTCCATCTTACTTTCTGAGGCATGGTCTCATCTGACTGAACCTGGAACTACTCAAGGCTTGGGGACCAGGTAGCTCAGAGGAAGTCTGTTACCACTTCTCTAGCACTAGGGCTATGGAGGTTTGCCATCACACTCACATTTTTACACAGGTTCCAAGGATACAAACTTGGTACCGTGTGCTTGTacagaaagcactttactgactgagctatctccccagccctaggaATTCATTTCTGTAGGCTGTAATCACTATCAAATAACATAATAATTATGTGTACATTATACTTTAAATAAAGCATTCATTTTTGACATTATGCATGTGTGGGGATGTATATTGTATTAGCTAGACAAAGACAAAGATATAGACAAAGATATATCAGTAAcaccttatttatttaatttatttatttatttatttggtttttcgagacagggtttctctgtgtagccctggctgtcctggagctcactctgtagaccaggctggcctcagactcagagatccacctgcctctgcctcccaagtgctgggattaaaggcgtgtgccaccaccgcccagcctttttattattttttaaagcaatttcttttcatgtgttgtgcattggtgttttgcctatgtgtatgtctgtgagagggtatcagatcccctggagctggacttacagacagttgtgagctgcctgtaggtgctgggaactgaacctgggttccctGGAAGatccaagtgctcttaactgctgactatctcttcagcccccatcAATAACACTTTTGAATATGTTAAGCACATTACCATATATTATTACATTCTATTGAGTTTTATTGTCACAACTGATTCCAAGATTTTGACATTCCTCATAGCAATGTCAAAGACTGAGGAAATTAGAAACTAGAGCATTCTGAAAGCAGACTACATGAAAACTGGTGAGTAAAAATCTAagttcagctgggcagtggtggcacacgcctttaatcccagcacttgggaggcagaggcaggtggatttctgagttcaaggccagcctggtcttaacgagtgagttccaggacagccagggctatacagagaaaccctgtctcaaaaaaaacaaaacaaaacaaaacaaaaaaaaatctaagttcaAGGTGTGGATACACAGCTCCTTGTTCAGCTTGAGCTAGGACCTAGGGCAAGAACTAGCCCCACAAAACAAATCAGGAAGAATGTAAGGTCACCATAAAGAAGCTGGACATGGAGAAAAGATCAAGCTGGAAGAAGAGACCAGACTTTTATCTCAGCTCTACCTTAAAAACCTAAGCACGTACACCTGTTCTCTTACAGTTCCTTCACTAACAGAAGCCTAACTGCAGTGTACTGTGCTTACTTTAAGAAAGTACAttatagccagggctacacagtaaaacccccTGTCAACactaaaaaccacaaaacaaaacaacaacaacaacaaaaaccccgaAGTACATTCTAGGTTCCAATCAATTATTTAATGAATCAATTTTGAAGGCAAAAGATAAAGGCAACTGTGATAAGAAACTAGGAAAGgcaataatgaatgaatgaatgaatgaatgaatgaatgaatgaagaaataaaaatgtatgggGCAGAAATTATTTCCAGTCCAATCCAACTTAATTCAGTTAATGAGCTGAATTCCAGCTAACGAAGATTCTGTATCAGTTTCAAAAAAGGGACTCTTCCAAAGAAATGGAACTGAAGTCACATACCTGTCGATAAATATGCTGATGGTATGGACATAAGAATCTCACTTACCTGAGAAAATCCTCCCAAAATAATTCTGTTAGAAGGAATGCCATTCTTCACTTCTTGATCTATCAAGGCTTTTACTAAAAGCAAGAAAAGTATCATATATACTTTCTAAGTACACTGAGATAACtataaattggaaaaaataacagaagcaaaGTATATTAAAGATGGAAATGAATGAAAAccttgaaacattttattttaaaatacaaagtggCATGTAGTTTCATGGCTTAACCCTTTAGACTCTACAGGAACTGCATAGCTTAACACTTTAATAACTtcttgatatatattatatatatatactttttctgCACAGAGAGATATATGTCCTGTTATTTATGGTTCATTCTCATGtacatttatatttctctctTCAATAAACTAAATGGAAATTAGATAAAACTTGTCATTTTAAAGTAGCATACATTTAAGGATTATGTAATTTATGTCTGTATAGCGTCTAAAACCATTAGTCATGTTTCTAAAAAccacattacttttttttctttttttttacattacttTTTATTAAGTCAAATTATTAGAATTATTTAAATAGAAACACTAAATGATGGgggaagaattttaaatattcattgaatATTTGAAATTCTAACTGTACCCTGTATGTGTCTGGTGCTCtcggagtccagaagagggtgtcagaattTTTAGAACTTCAGAGGTAGACAGCTGTCCCCAAATTTAAAGTTAGTTTTCGTTTATAAAGAATCTTAAGCTGGGTGTaatggctcatgtctttaatcccagcacttgggagacagaggcaggcagatctctgtgagttcaaggccagcctggtctacatagtgagttccagagtagCCAGGTATGGTTTAGAGAGATctagtctcaaaagaaaaaaaaaaaacaaaacaaaaaaacaaaaattagttcTTAAAGTttgtatgaaaaagaaaaggcagtccAACCAGTATGAACAGCATGAGACAATGGGTTTTATGTCAGGAAATGAAAGAAGCACTGAGCCAGGTGAGGGGAGGTGCAGAGATAACCAAGCTGTCAGGTAGGAGGAGGCATCAGTGGGCTTGGTAGTGTTAACTCCATCTAGCCCAGGAGCCCAAGACTACTTAGCTTTACTTTCTAGATTATACCAACTGACAGTAGGACCTAGATGGTATGAAGTAAGAATGTTTTTAATCAAACTACAAAAAAAGCAGCCAGTTTAAGATAAGTGGCTTCCATATTCAGTCACCATCTACCTCAGAGCACAGGCACGATGTCCTTCCAGAAGGCAGCCTTAACTGCTCTTTATTCAGCAGCGTGCTCTCTCTATCCTCGACTCCTAGCTCAGTCTCTGACCTCCATTCTCttcaatatttgaaaagaaaaaaaataagcaactcTGCTGTTATAAGAGAATCACTTAGGCAGGGCTTACCTAACCAGGACAGTTCTTTCATCTTCCAGGTTctaacacactttttttttttttccatttaattttaacACAAAACCTTAGCTCTAGGATTCTAGCTTTAATATTCATTCTGGTAATCTAAAACTTCAGTGGTCATGGTTTCACATCCCAAATAGCTAATGTGTTTTGAACGTATGTTCTCTAttgcatattttaaagattttttaaaaaaaaaaaaagaataaaaggatttttctgggttttgatttttttaaatctattttggaaaacttcaaataaatataaaagtagaaaGAGCATCTCATGTACACAGCCCCAAGACTCCGTGGTTACCAATTCTCAGCTGGGCTGGTTTCTAATGTGGCCCACATACAGAAGTCAGCATATATTCTAAGTCATTTCAGGTCATTGCACCTTATGAAAAACCAAGGATGCTCTTAACTCCCACATGcatctaaataaaagaaaaagctgCTTCTGTGCAGTTCTTAAGAACTACATCTCTCACCCACCAGACAACACTTATAAAGAAGGCTGGAGTACTAACTTCACAGGAGTGTTAAGTGAGCCAGGTTACAGGAAATGGCTAGGTGGTGAGAAGCTACATGACGAATCAGCGCTATCACTACTTCACAAATATTAACCATTAATGTCACTTTTACTCCTATCTTTATATTATTACATTGTTATGTCATCATTACTTCAAGTCTCTTTAATGACTACATACAACTATTTAAGTACTATTTTCTCCATTGCCtatgtatttttgtttgagacagcgtTTGCTGTTCAATCTAGGTTGGCTGTCTCTtacaattctcttgcctcagtgtCCCACAGGTTGGGATTCTAGGTGGGTACCAACATGCTCAGCTTTGCTTACATCAATCAAAACAAAGTCTCTATACAACAGAGCTCAAGTTTGATGACTGCCACAGACTATAGATAACAAAAGTATATGTAGACctagtggtggtggcacacgcctttagtctcTGTActgaggaggcaggggcaggtggatttctgagttctgggggcagcctgatctacagtgaGTTTcatgacagtcagggctatacagaaaaaccagagagagatggggggggtaggggggagttGAGGAaggatagggagggagggaagatagggagggagggaggaagggagggagggagggagggagggaaggagggaagggaagagaggatgtAGATGTGTTAGGAAAGGAGAGTAATCAGAATGGAGACAGTAGGCTGGGGGATAAGGTTCAATGGTAGAATGCTTGTATAGTATTTGTGAGATCCTAGGTTAGTCCCCAGCATGGCatagggaagaagggaaagatagGAAATAAAGGTAAGGGACAAAGGGGTTAGCTTCTGAACACACGTAACTAGGTCACATTTAATCAAAATTTAATTACCGGATCTACTAAAATACTTATGAattttttacctttataaacacTTTTGGTACTCACCAGTTTCTGCCGCCTGTTTAATTCCAGATTCATCCTCCTGGGAATCTGGTGAAAGTCCAATAATATCAAACCTAGAATACAAGCATAATAatcaataaaagtattatttaaaaaaaaaaaacagaaaaaaaaaagaaggccaaggaaaaggaagtatTTGGTTCTAAAAGCCCAAACCTGGCAGATGTGTTTACTGACATCAGTTAGTCTATAGAGAAATTACAAGTAGTA
It contains:
- the Lypla1 gene encoding acyl-protein thioesterase 1, with product MCGNNMSAPMPAVVPAARKATAAVIFLHGLGDTGHGWAEAFAGIKSSHIKYICPHAPVMPVTLNMNMAMPSWFDIIGLSPDSQEDESGIKQAAETVKALIDQEVKNGIPSNRIILGGFSQGGALSLYTALTTQQKLAGVTALSCWLPLRASFSQGPINSANRDISVLQCHGDCDPLVPLMFGSLTVERLKALVNPANVTFKIYEGMMHSSCQQEMMDVKHFIDKLLPPLD